The following proteins are encoded in a genomic region of Glycine max cultivar Williams 82 chromosome 18, Glycine_max_v4.0, whole genome shotgun sequence:
- the LOC100805177 gene encoding uncharacterized protein LOC100805177 — protein MFYRGKFADGGDGREMAAKRQRTVDPGSSFYGASTGSNFMYNPSPYGYVSQPPPPPPFPVVRLRGLPFDCTETDVAEFFHGLDIVDVLFVHKGGKFTGEGFCVLGYPLQVDFALQRNRQNMGRRYVEVFRSKRQEYYKAIANEVSDARGGSPRRSASRAKSYDEGKESAEHTGVLRLRGLPFSASKDDIMEFFKDFGLPEDSIHIIMNSEGRPSGEAYAEFESAEDSKAAMIKDRMTLGSRYIELFPSSHGEMEEAISRGR, from the coding sequence TAAATTTGCCGATGGTGGTGATGGGCGTGAAATGGCTGCAAAACGCCAGCGCACTGTTGATCCAGGATCTTCATTCTATGGTGCTTCCACGGGTTCCAATTTTATGTACAATCCATCTCCTTACGGATATGTCAGCcaacctcctcctcctccaccttTTCCTGTTGTTCGACTGCGTGGCCTTCCTTTTGATTGTACTGAAACTGATGTGGCTGAGTTCTTCCATGGGCTAGACATAGTCGATGTCCTTTTTGTTCACAAAGGTGGCAAGTTCACTGGGGAAGGCTTCTGTGTTCTGGGGTATCCTCTTCAAGTTGACTTTGCTCTTCAAAGAAACAGGCAGAACATGGGTAGAAGATATGTTGAAGTTTTCAGAAGTAAGAGGCAGGAATACTACAAGGCAATTGCAAATGAGGTTTCAGATGCTCGAGGTGGTTCACCTCGTCGAAGTGCTTCCCGGGCTAAATCATATGATGAAGGAAAAGAATCAGCTGAGCACACCGGGGTGTTGCGACTAAGGGGATTGCCATTTTCTGCAAGTAAGGATGACATAATGGAATTCTTCAAGGATTTTGGGCTGCCAGAGGATTCTATTCATATTATAATGAATTCAGAGGGAAGACCTTCTGGGGAGGCTTATGCAGAATTCGAAAGTGCTGAAGATTCAAAAGCAGCAATGATAAAGGATAGGATGACACTTGGCAGTCGCTACATAGAGTTATTTCCTTCATCACACGGTGAGATGGAAGAAGCAATTTCAAGAGGACGATGA